The following coding sequences lie in one Glycine max cultivar Williams 82 chromosome 19, Glycine_max_v4.0, whole genome shotgun sequence genomic window:
- the LOC100776162 gene encoding flowering time control protein FCA isoform X1, whose translation MENNPKEQAEQQRVNFNGDPHIHDNGNVFHHFQPTPAVDSGYALNHSMARPLRKRPWHHSNNGTSPDQVDVSCKVYVAPVPRTATEDEICTVFEEHGTIVEIVLLKHKKTGTRQGSCFVKYATFDEADRAIKALNNKYTFAGESYPVVVKFADRELERLGVRGFCRNMEKKDPLEEVADKVFVSSINKEATNKEIEDIFSPYGHVEDIFFKSTHGYAFVKFSNREMALAAIKGLNKTFTMRGCDHPLIVRFADPKKPKTGESRGNFLSVNANFGPCSQEPAVWPLPNFGDSNNGGIILPHAPYHSSIAHPQVTSHMQNWEPGATVLQHPFPPQQVHPHVASMPLGSIQAPKLSSQPFITEVPRQSHPADSSVQNIEQQLSSQLPSQTESNPSTVTGITLPDMPTSPQDEDFPECDWSEHYCPDGDKYYYNCITCESRWDKPEEYALYEKESQKQQEREDNCCSLSQLSLSSSQLVGQKQQETDHDHKQSETIPVVG comes from the exons ATGGAGAATAACCCGAAGGAGCAAGCGGAGCAGCAAAGGGTCAATTTCAACGGAGACCCTCACATTCACGACAATGGCAACGTATTCCACCACTTCCAACCCACACCCGCCGTCGATTCTGGTTACGCTCTTAACCATTCCATGGCTCGCCCTCTCCGCAAACGCCCCTGGCATCACTCCAACAACGGAACTTCTCCAG ATCAAGTGGACGTTTCGTGTAAAGTTTATGTTGCACCTGTTCCAAGAACGGCCACGGAGGATGAG ATTTGCACTGTATTCGAAGAACATGGAACTATTGTTGAGATTGTTCTTTTAAAACATAAGAAAACTGGTACACGGCAAG GAAGTTGTTTTGTAAAATATGCAACATTTGATGAAGCTGACAGGGCTATTAAGGctttaaacaataaatatacaTTTGCTGGG GAATCATATCCTGTTGTTGTCAAATTTGCTGACCGAGAACTTGAACGCCTtg GGGTTCGAGGGTTCTGCCGTAACATGGAAAAGAAAGATCCCTTAGAAG aGGTGGCAGATAAAGTTTTTGTTAGTTCCATCAATAAAGAAGCTACAAACAAGGAAATTGAAGAT ATATTTTCCCCTTATGGGCATGTTGAAGATATCTTCTTTAAAAGCACTCATG GATATGCTTTTGTCAAATTTTCTAATAGAGAAATGGCATTGGCTGCAATCAAAGGGCTGAATAAAACCTTCACGATGAGA GGTTGTGATCATCCTTTAATTGTTCGTTTTGCGGATCCTAAGAAGCCTAAGACTGGAGAATCAAG GGGCAACTTTTTATCTGTGAATGCAAATTTCGGTCCTTGTTCCCAAGAACCAGCAGTATG GCCACTGCCAAATTTTGGTGATTCTAATAATGGAGGAATTATTCTGCCTCATGCCCCATATCATTCCTCAATTGCACACCCACAAGTTACTTCTCATATGCAAAACTGGGAACCTGGTGCTACTGTCTTACAACATCCATTTCCTCCTCAACAAGTGCATCCACATGTGGCTTCAATGCCTTTGGGGTCAATTCAAGCTCCCAAATTGTCTTCTCAGCCATTTATTACTGAGGTTCCAAGACAATCACATCCAGCAGATTCATCAGTTCAAAATATAGAGCAGCAGCTTAGTTCACAG CTGCCTTCTCAGACCGAAAGCAACCCTAGTACAGTTACTGGCATTACCCTGCCGGATATGCCTACAAGTCCCCAAGATGAAGATTTTCCAGAGTGTGACTGGAGTGAACACTACTGCCCCGATGGCGATAAGTACTACTACAACTGTATAACTTGTGAAAGCAGA TGGGATAAGCCTGAGGAGTATGCCTTGTACGAGAAAGAATCTCAGAAGCAGCAGGAGCGGGAGGATAATTGCTGTAGTCTCTCACAATTGTCGTTATCTTCCTCTCAACTAGTTGGTCAAAAACAACAG GAGACAGATCATGACCACAAGCAATCAGAAACAATTCCTGTTGTTGGATAG
- the LOC100776162 gene encoding flowering time control protein FCA isoform X2, giving the protein MENNPKEQAEQQRVNFNGDPHIHDNGNVFHHFQPTPAVDSGYALNHSMARPLRKRPWHHSNNGTSPDQVDVSCKVYVAPVPRTATEDEICTVFEEHGTIVEIVLLKHKKTGTRQGSCFVKYATFDEADRAIKALNNKYTFAGESYPVVVKFADRELERLGVRGFCRNMEKKDPLEEVADKVFVSSINKEATNKEIEDIFSPYGHVEDIFFKSTHGYAFVKFSNREMALAAIKGLNKTFTMRGCDHPLIVRFADPKKPKTGESRGNFLSVNANFGPCSQEPAVWPLPNFGDSNNGGIILPHAPYHSSIAHPQVTSHMQNWEPGATVLQHPFPPQQVHPHVASMPLGSIQAPKLSSQPFITEVPRQSHPADSSVQNIEQQLSSQTTIVFSV; this is encoded by the exons ATGGAGAATAACCCGAAGGAGCAAGCGGAGCAGCAAAGGGTCAATTTCAACGGAGACCCTCACATTCACGACAATGGCAACGTATTCCACCACTTCCAACCCACACCCGCCGTCGATTCTGGTTACGCTCTTAACCATTCCATGGCTCGCCCTCTCCGCAAACGCCCCTGGCATCACTCCAACAACGGAACTTCTCCAG ATCAAGTGGACGTTTCGTGTAAAGTTTATGTTGCACCTGTTCCAAGAACGGCCACGGAGGATGAG ATTTGCACTGTATTCGAAGAACATGGAACTATTGTTGAGATTGTTCTTTTAAAACATAAGAAAACTGGTACACGGCAAG GAAGTTGTTTTGTAAAATATGCAACATTTGATGAAGCTGACAGGGCTATTAAGGctttaaacaataaatatacaTTTGCTGGG GAATCATATCCTGTTGTTGTCAAATTTGCTGACCGAGAACTTGAACGCCTtg GGGTTCGAGGGTTCTGCCGTAACATGGAAAAGAAAGATCCCTTAGAAG aGGTGGCAGATAAAGTTTTTGTTAGTTCCATCAATAAAGAAGCTACAAACAAGGAAATTGAAGAT ATATTTTCCCCTTATGGGCATGTTGAAGATATCTTCTTTAAAAGCACTCATG GATATGCTTTTGTCAAATTTTCTAATAGAGAAATGGCATTGGCTGCAATCAAAGGGCTGAATAAAACCTTCACGATGAGA GGTTGTGATCATCCTTTAATTGTTCGTTTTGCGGATCCTAAGAAGCCTAAGACTGGAGAATCAAG GGGCAACTTTTTATCTGTGAATGCAAATTTCGGTCCTTGTTCCCAAGAACCAGCAGTATG GCCACTGCCAAATTTTGGTGATTCTAATAATGGAGGAATTATTCTGCCTCATGCCCCATATCATTCCTCAATTGCACACCCACAAGTTACTTCTCATATGCAAAACTGGGAACCTGGTGCTACTGTCTTACAACATCCATTTCCTCCTCAACAAGTGCATCCACATGTGGCTTCAATGCCTTTGGGGTCAATTCAAGCTCCCAAATTGTCTTCTCAGCCATTTATTACTGAGGTTCCAAGACAATCACATCCAGCAGATTCATCAGTTCAAAATATAGAGCAGCAGCTTAGTTCACAG ACTACAATAGTTTTCTCAGTTTAA
- the LOC100816979 gene encoding uncharacterized protein isoform X2 has protein sequence MANRPDPDIDDDFRELYKEYTGPLGTATTNMQERAKSNKRSNAGSDEEEEARDPNAVPTDFTSREAKVWEAKSKATERNWKKRKEEEMICKLCGESGHFTQGCPSTLGANRKSQDFFERIPARDKNVRALFTEKVLSKIEKDVGCKIKMDEKFIIVSGKDRLILAKGVDAVHKIREEGDQRGSSSSQMTQSRSPERSPVSARFQRSEPQRSHSGPRNTSQFQQRFGRQERAVEDRIRDDVQKFSRGSPQAYGNSGARGRSSQSRSPRHAPYTGNSYNSFDDRNQNMGAYRNEGWDSHRRESGIQPGHQFDYNASPQTLEELELEYKNEATELMKIRDREEDEENFKHREAIRDLREKYMSKVSLVRVTHAKQLEEFLQLDAQRRRQQVGQQMSSGYRGFKQQSFPEYDGSTANPPTYAGSNIPLESRNRFSGNMETYPNRPHDNFGEFHRRGDFAKAYNRY, from the exons atggCTAATAGACCGGATCCGGATATTGATGATGATTTTCGTGAGCTTTATAAGGAGTACACTGGCCCCCTGGGGACTGCTACTACAAACATGCAAGAGAGGGCAAAATCAAATAAGAGGTCTAATGCAGGGTCTGACGAGGAGGAGGAAGCCCGGGACCCTAATGCTGTTCCAACTGATTTCACCAGCCGAGAAGCTAAGGTTTGGGAGGCTAAGTCAAAGGCTACGGAAAGGAAttggaagaaaaggaaagaggaGGAAATGATCTGCAAGCTTTGTGGAGAATCAGGGCATTTCACTCAG GGCTGTCCATCTACTCTCGGAGCAAATCGAAAGTCTCAAGATTTCTTTGAAAGGATACCTGCCAGAGACAAAAATGTACGGGCACTTTTCACAGAGAAAGTTTTAAGCAAGATTGAAAAGGATGTTGGCTGCAAAATTAAGATGGATGAGAAGTTTATTATTGTCAGTGGTAAGGATAGATTAATTTTGGCCAAAGGTGTTGATGCTGTGCACAAGATTCGAGAGGAGGGTGATCAAAGGGGATCATCTAGTTCTCAAATGACCCAATCAAGATCACCTGAAAGAAGTCCTGTTAGTGCTCGGTTTCAACGCTCTGAGCCCCAAAGGTCTCATTCTGGACCACGAAATACATCTCAGTTTCAACAAAGGTTTGGTAGGCAAGAGAGGGCTGTTGAAGACCGTATCAGGGATGATGTTCAAAAGTTTTCTAGAGGTTCTCCACAAG CTTATGGAAATAGTGGAGCTAGAGGTCGTTCAAGCCAGTCAAGATCTCCAAGGCATGCCCCTTATACAGGAAACTCATATAATTCATTTGATGATCGTAATCAAAACATGGGTGCTTATAGGAATGAAGGATGGGATTCTCATAGAAGAGAATCTGGTATCCAGCCTGGTCATCAGTTTGATTACAACGCCTCCCCACAGACTTTAGAAGAATTAGAGTTGGAGTATAAGAACGAGGCAACAGAGCTAATGAAAATTCGtgacagagaagaagatgaagaaaatttCAAGCATCGTGAG GCTATTAGAGATTTGAGGGAGAAGTACATGAGCAAAGTTTCCTTGGTAAGGGTCACACATGCAAAACAGTTGGAAGAATTTCTTCAGCTTGATGCGCAGAGGCGTCGACAGCAAGTGGGTCAACAGATGTCTTCTGGTTATCGGGGTTTTAAACAGCAGAGTTTTCCTGAATATGATGGGTCCACTGCCAATCCTCCTACTTATGCTGGTTCTAATATACCATTGGAATCGAGGAACAGGTTCTCAGGCAACATGGAAACTTATCCTAATAGGCCTCATGATAATTTTGGTGAATTTCATAGGCGTGGAGATTTTGCAAAAGCTTACAACAGATATTAA
- the LOC100816979 gene encoding uncharacterized protein isoform X1 has product MANRPDPDIDDDFRELYKEYTGPLGTATTNMQERAKSNKRSNAGSDEEEEARDPNAVPTDFTSREAKVWEAKSKATERNWKKRKEEEMICKLCGESGHFTQGCPSTLGANRKSQDFFERIPARDKNVRALFTEKVLSKIEKDVGCKIKMDEKFIIVSGKDRLILAKGVDAVHKIREEGDQRGSSSSQMTQSRSPERSPVSARFQRSEPQRSHSGPRNTSQFQQRFGRQERAVEDRIRDDVQKFSRGSPQARAYGNSGARGRSSQSRSPRHAPYTGNSYNSFDDRNQNMGAYRNEGWDSHRRESGIQPGHQFDYNASPQTLEELELEYKNEATELMKIRDREEDEENFKHREAIRDLREKYMSKVSLVRVTHAKQLEEFLQLDAQRRRQQVGQQMSSGYRGFKQQSFPEYDGSTANPPTYAGSNIPLESRNRFSGNMETYPNRPHDNFGEFHRRGDFAKAYNRY; this is encoded by the exons atggCTAATAGACCGGATCCGGATATTGATGATGATTTTCGTGAGCTTTATAAGGAGTACACTGGCCCCCTGGGGACTGCTACTACAAACATGCAAGAGAGGGCAAAATCAAATAAGAGGTCTAATGCAGGGTCTGACGAGGAGGAGGAAGCCCGGGACCCTAATGCTGTTCCAACTGATTTCACCAGCCGAGAAGCTAAGGTTTGGGAGGCTAAGTCAAAGGCTACGGAAAGGAAttggaagaaaaggaaagaggaGGAAATGATCTGCAAGCTTTGTGGAGAATCAGGGCATTTCACTCAG GGCTGTCCATCTACTCTCGGAGCAAATCGAAAGTCTCAAGATTTCTTTGAAAGGATACCTGCCAGAGACAAAAATGTACGGGCACTTTTCACAGAGAAAGTTTTAAGCAAGATTGAAAAGGATGTTGGCTGCAAAATTAAGATGGATGAGAAGTTTATTATTGTCAGTGGTAAGGATAGATTAATTTTGGCCAAAGGTGTTGATGCTGTGCACAAGATTCGAGAGGAGGGTGATCAAAGGGGATCATCTAGTTCTCAAATGACCCAATCAAGATCACCTGAAAGAAGTCCTGTTAGTGCTCGGTTTCAACGCTCTGAGCCCCAAAGGTCTCATTCTGGACCACGAAATACATCTCAGTTTCAACAAAGGTTTGGTAGGCAAGAGAGGGCTGTTGAAGACCGTATCAGGGATGATGTTCAAAAGTTTTCTAGAGGTTCTCCACAAG CAAGAG CTTATGGAAATAGTGGAGCTAGAGGTCGTTCAAGCCAGTCAAGATCTCCAAGGCATGCCCCTTATACAGGAAACTCATATAATTCATTTGATGATCGTAATCAAAACATGGGTGCTTATAGGAATGAAGGATGGGATTCTCATAGAAGAGAATCTGGTATCCAGCCTGGTCATCAGTTTGATTACAACGCCTCCCCACAGACTTTAGAAGAATTAGAGTTGGAGTATAAGAACGAGGCAACAGAGCTAATGAAAATTCGtgacagagaagaagatgaagaaaatttCAAGCATCGTGAG GCTATTAGAGATTTGAGGGAGAAGTACATGAGCAAAGTTTCCTTGGTAAGGGTCACACATGCAAAACAGTTGGAAGAATTTCTTCAGCTTGATGCGCAGAGGCGTCGACAGCAAGTGGGTCAACAGATGTCTTCTGGTTATCGGGGTTTTAAACAGCAGAGTTTTCCTGAATATGATGGGTCCACTGCCAATCCTCCTACTTATGCTGGTTCTAATATACCATTGGAATCGAGGAACAGGTTCTCAGGCAACATGGAAACTTATCCTAATAGGCCTCATGATAATTTTGGTGAATTTCATAGGCGTGGAGATTTTGCAAAAGCTTACAACAGATATTAA